In Acidiphilium multivorum AIU301, the DNA window ATGATCCTTGGTGTTCTGAATCAAAAGGGTGGCGTTGGGAAAACAACCCTATCCGTGAACTTAGCGGCGAGTCTGGCGAGGGCCGGCAGGCGGGTGTTGTTGATCGATGCCGATCCGCAGGGAAGTGCGCTTGATTGGGCTGCGGCTCGCCAGGAGGGGCCGCTTTTTTCGGTCGTAGGATTTCCCAGGCCGACGATTCATCGCGAGATCGCACAGATCGGCAACGGGTACGATCATATCGTGATCGATGGGCCGCCCCGTGTCACTGACCTCGCACGTTCAGCGATCATGGCAAGCGACCTGGTTCTAATCCCCGTCCAGCCATCACCTTACGACGTGTGGGCTGCTGAGGAGGTCGTGAAACTGATCGAAGAAGCACGGGTCTACAAAGAAAGTATCAAATGTTCTTTTGTAGTTAATCGTAAAATCGCAAATACGGCGATTGGGCGTGACGTTGGCGAAGCTCTGTCGGCCTATCCGGTGTCGGTATTGTCCGCGAGCATCACGCAGCGTGTGGTGTTTGCAGAAGCTGCGGGGCAAGGGATGGCCGTGCATGAAGTTGAGCCAGGTGGGCCGGCAGCGGCCGAGATCGAGGCCGTGACGGCTGAGCTGATGGAGTTGGCACGATGAACAAGAAAGTCTCTTTTGGTGTCAGACCAAGCGTGACACGCACATCCGAGCTTGATGCTGAGGCGTGGGTGGCCGACCGTGCGACCGATGAACGGGAACCTATGAAGCGGCTTACGATCGATATTCCGGCACACCTGCACCGAGCTATCAAAACGCAATGTGCGAGCCGTGGTACTAAGATTGCTGACGAATTGCGCGAGTTACTTTTACAGAAATACGGAAAATCGTAAATTATACGCTTGCTTCAATAACGGGAACGCCGCTGCACCGGACTTCTGCACCTGAAATTCCTGCTTCCGGCCTATGGGTCGGGTGTGGTGCGAAATTCGTGATTTGTGAACCCCACCCCAAGCGGCAGTAAGCTCTACCTCTATCAGAGGTATCGTTTGGAGAGTTTGCGCCGCCCGACCAAACCAAGACCGACAAGGCCAGTGCCGAGCAGAAGAAGGGAGCCGGGTTCGGGTACGGGTGTACCCGATGTCGGCGTCAGGGTTTCTGAAATAAGATCATAATGATTCTTTGTCCCATCCCAGTTAATCTTAAAATCCGGACTATATCCAGAAAATGTCCCAGACAACAATGTAACATTGAATACATAATTAATGCTTGTATTGGCCGGCAATACCGGGCCGGTCGGGGCTGTGTCGGCCATGAAGCAGTAAAAATTTCCAGTTCCATTACAGCCGTTTGCGGCTAGACCTCCTATTGATTCTGTGAATCCTGACGGGGCCAGAGCACTCGCAAAATTTGATGGCTGGTTGAAAGCAAAAGACTGTACGCCATAGCGCCCACCTTCTGT includes these proteins:
- a CDS encoding PEP-CTERM sorting domain-containing protein, which produces MADTAPTGPVLPANTSINYVFNVTLLSGTFSGYSPDFKINWDGTKNHYDLISETLTPTSGTPVPEPGSLLLLGTGLVGLGLVGRRKLSKRYL
- the parA gene encoding ParA family partition ATPase — encoded protein: MILGVLNQKGGVGKTTLSVNLAASLARAGRRVLLIDADPQGSALDWAAARQEGPLFSVVGFPRPTIHREIAQIGNGYDHIVIDGPPRVTDLARSAIMASDLVLIPVQPSPYDVWAAEEVVKLIEEARVYKESIKCSFVVNRKIANTAIGRDVGEALSAYPVSVLSASITQRVVFAEAAGQGMAVHEVEPGGPAAAEIEAVTAELMELAR